Proteins co-encoded in one Pyxidicoccus xibeiensis genomic window:
- a CDS encoding serine hydrolase domain-containing protein, whose product MFTCRLLLGVSLSLWLSGCGKDEDDDDNVSTCERLAPRLQGALEEAAEAEDLPGVTVSLRLPDCTWRGAAGLSKVEPAAALKVDDRLRVGSITKNFVSVVVLQLQAEGKLSLDAPLATWRPDFPRADRITVRQLLNHTSGAFNYTRSQEFLARAQAEPGRTWTDEEVIALGAAQSPVFEPGTDWDYSNTNYILLGHILEQVTGTPVAGLIRARILEPLDLDDTGLEGAEPLPPLTVRGYERNPADNTWVDYTDFIHLSAAGAAGALVSTADDISAFYLALFEGDVLAPAQRAEMMRWAEASVPGAPKYGLGLFESDTPVGPGHGHDGEIPGFSALAFYLPEHKASLAVLTNRENSGVTGVTDRLLQVLARD is encoded by the coding sequence ATGTTCACGTGTCGGTTGCTGCTGGGCGTTTCCCTGTCGCTATGGCTGTCGGGCTGCGGAAAGGACGAGGACGATGACGACAACGTCTCCACCTGCGAGCGGCTCGCGCCCCGGCTGCAAGGCGCGCTCGAGGAAGCCGCCGAAGCCGAGGACCTCCCTGGGGTCACGGTCTCGCTTCGGCTCCCGGACTGCACGTGGCGGGGCGCGGCGGGCCTTTCCAAGGTGGAGCCCGCTGCTGCCCTGAAGGTGGACGACCGGCTGCGCGTGGGCAGCATCACCAAGAACTTCGTCTCGGTGGTGGTGCTGCAGCTCCAGGCCGAAGGCAAGCTGTCTCTTGACGCGCCCCTGGCGACGTGGAGGCCGGACTTCCCGCGCGCGGACCGCATCACCGTGCGCCAGCTGCTCAACCACACCAGCGGTGCGTTCAACTACACCCGCAGCCAGGAGTTCCTCGCCCGGGCGCAGGCGGAGCCCGGCAGGACGTGGACGGACGAGGAGGTCATCGCGCTGGGCGCCGCGCAGTCCCCGGTCTTCGAGCCGGGCACGGACTGGGACTACTCCAACACCAACTACATCCTCCTCGGCCACATCCTCGAGCAGGTGACGGGGACGCCGGTGGCCGGGCTGATTCGCGCGCGCATCCTCGAGCCGCTCGACCTGGATGACACGGGCCTGGAGGGCGCAGAGCCGCTCCCGCCCCTCACCGTGCGCGGCTACGAGCGGAACCCCGCGGACAACACGTGGGTGGACTACACGGACTTCATCCACCTGTCCGCCGCCGGCGCGGCCGGGGCGCTGGTCTCCACCGCCGACGACATCAGTGCCTTCTACCTGGCCCTCTTCGAGGGTGACGTGCTGGCCCCGGCGCAGCGGGCGGAGATGATGCGCTGGGCGGAGGCCTCCGTTCCCGGCGCGCCGAAGTACGGCCTGGGCCTCTTCGAGTCCGACACGCCGGTGGGGCCGGGCCATGGCCATGACGGAGAGATTCCTGGCTTCTCTGCCCTGGCCTTCTACCTGCCAGAGCACAAGGCCTCGCTCGCGGTGCTGACCAACCGCGAGAACTCCGGGGTGACCGGAGTCACCGACCGGCTCCTCCAGGTGCTCGCCAGGGACTGA
- a CDS encoding S28 family serine protease, which translates to MRTFFRSSYTSLVCALAVGLQACGDGLPQVEEGQQPPVAPAAVVSQALQSGALDDTQDILTALQAIPGLTVVREGPTRFPGTRFFVLSYDQPVDHKRPEVRRFQQRITLLHRSTQAPMVLASSGYGIGTSSTQFEPTALLQANQLLVEHRFFAPSSPQPATYEHLNLEQAAADHHRIVKAFKALYGGKWVSTGGSKGGMTSIYHRALFPRDVDATVAYVAPNSYGPKDPRYIQFLSRVGDAACRERIKAFQRDVLARRDELTPLVVESVTAQGLSLDFLGADKALEFAVLELPFSFFQYTPVEFCTFVPSPGAPTPEVMEAMEGIVGFSNFTDPVLDYYAPYYFQAATQLGSYRSDERHLRDLVQYPGQYVARNMVPFSMEGYDFNYWSMPLIEAWVKALGERILLVYGENDPWSTGAFEVRQRNDSYRFFVPGGTHGSSISSLPEADRAVALERLATWAGVSPAAQEQVSLKARALAAGQEPFDPIAHDRRKRPLME; encoded by the coding sequence ATGCGGACGTTTTTCCGAAGCTCGTACACCTCCCTGGTCTGTGCGCTCGCGGTGGGACTCCAGGCCTGTGGGGATGGCCTGCCCCAGGTGGAAGAGGGCCAGCAGCCGCCGGTGGCTCCGGCGGCGGTGGTCTCCCAGGCGCTCCAGTCCGGCGCCCTGGACGACACCCAGGACATCCTGACCGCGCTGCAGGCCATCCCCGGCCTCACGGTGGTGCGCGAGGGGCCCACGCGCTTCCCCGGCACGCGCTTCTTCGTGCTCTCCTATGACCAGCCGGTGGACCACAAGCGCCCCGAGGTCCGCCGCTTCCAGCAGCGCATCACCCTGCTGCACCGCTCGACGCAGGCGCCGATGGTGCTCGCGTCCTCGGGCTACGGCATCGGCACGTCGTCCACCCAGTTCGAGCCCACCGCGCTGCTCCAGGCCAACCAGCTCCTGGTGGAGCACCGCTTCTTCGCGCCCTCCTCGCCCCAGCCCGCCACCTACGAGCACCTCAACCTCGAGCAGGCCGCGGCGGACCACCACCGCATCGTCAAGGCCTTCAAGGCCCTCTACGGCGGCAAGTGGGTGAGCACCGGCGGCAGCAAGGGCGGCATGACGTCCATCTACCACCGCGCCCTCTTCCCCCGGGACGTGGACGCCACCGTCGCCTACGTGGCCCCCAACAGCTACGGCCCCAAGGACCCGCGCTACATCCAGTTCCTCAGCCGCGTGGGCGACGCCGCCTGCCGTGAGCGCATCAAGGCCTTCCAGCGCGACGTCCTGGCCCGGCGCGACGAGCTGACGCCGCTGGTGGTGGAGAGCGTGACGGCCCAGGGGCTGAGCCTCGACTTCCTCGGCGCGGACAAGGCCCTCGAGTTCGCCGTCCTGGAGCTGCCCTTCTCCTTCTTCCAGTACACCCCGGTCGAGTTCTGCACCTTCGTCCCCTCGCCCGGCGCTCCGACCCCGGAGGTGATGGAGGCGATGGAGGGTATCGTCGGCTTCTCCAACTTCACCGACCCCGTCCTCGACTACTACGCGCCCTACTACTTCCAGGCCGCCACGCAGCTGGGCAGCTACCGCTCCGACGAGCGCCACCTGCGCGACCTGGTGCAGTACCCCGGCCAGTACGTCGCCCGGAACATGGTGCCCTTCTCCATGGAGGGCTACGACTTCAACTACTGGTCCATGCCCCTCATCGAGGCGTGGGTGAAGGCGCTCGGCGAGCGCATCCTGCTCGTCTACGGAGAGAACGACCCGTGGTCCACCGGGGCCTTCGAGGTGCGCCAGCGCAACGACTCGTACCGCTTCTTCGTGCCCGGCGGCACCCACGGCTCCAGCATCTCCAGCCTGCCGGAGGCCGACCGCGCCGTGGCCCTGGAGCGGCTGGCGACGTGGGCGGGCGTGTCCCCCGCGGCCCAGGAGCAGGTGTCCCTGAAGGCCCGGGCCCTGGCCGCCGGCCAGGAGCCGTTCGACCCGATTGCCCATGACCGGCGCAAGCGCCCGCTGATGGAGTAG
- a CDS encoding peptide chain release factor-like protein, with protein MFRAEGPRASHLFRHEPGGHRWQRVPPNEKKDRIQTSTVTVAVLREPAEAEWVPRPSELEWRTTKGSGPGGQHRNKRESAVILTHLPSGLTVRCEAERSQHRNRELALRLLRARWLEQVEQGAAAQANATRRQQTGSGMRGDKVRTVRERDGQVTDHRTGLRLRLEDYRRGAWGSLND; from the coding sequence GTGTTCCGAGCCGAGGGCCCGCGCGCCTCGCACCTCTTCCGCCATGAGCCTGGCGGACACCGCTGGCAGCGGGTGCCGCCCAACGAGAAGAAGGACCGCATCCAGACGAGCACCGTGACGGTGGCCGTGCTGCGCGAGCCCGCTGAAGCCGAGTGGGTGCCGCGCCCGTCGGAGCTGGAGTGGCGCACCACCAAGGGCAGCGGCCCTGGTGGCCAGCACCGCAACAAGAGGGAGAGCGCCGTCATCCTCACGCACCTGCCCTCGGGTCTCACCGTTCGGTGTGAGGCGGAGCGCAGCCAGCACCGCAACCGCGAGTTGGCGCTGCGGCTCTTGCGTGCCCGGTGGTTGGAACAGGTCGAGCAGGGCGCGGCTGCCCAGGCCAACGCCACCCGGCGCCAGCAGACCGGCTCCGGCATGCGCGGCGACAAGGTGCGCACCGTGCGCGAGCGGGACGGGCAGGTGACGGACCACCGCACCGGCCTCCGTCTGCGCCTGGAGGACTACCGGCGCGGAGCATGGGGCTCACTGAACGACTGA
- a CDS encoding GNAT family N-acetyltransferase: MPIDEILESNEQFLKAWRFFARHSATGEVLDLPDVHIASSNVSWMMLNVAFLRSPLKSAEELQRAGAAAAGYFAPRGNPWMLAVCEDWLAPDFRPRAAELLAPYGLQTGMDTTGMVTDSLAAPLRPLPEVELRQAVDTKGRNDVADINAHAYDAPQDVVRAALDVPAYFAGEGQGVGYVAWRNGEAASSTTVFPIDGVAYVALVATMKQHRQVGCAEAVMRKALAEAHRTQGLSRTVLHATAAGYPVYLRMGYRPVTRIHFFMATASPR; encoded by the coding sequence ATGCCCATCGACGAGATTCTGGAATCCAACGAGCAGTTCCTGAAGGCCTGGCGCTTCTTCGCCCGTCATAGCGCCACCGGAGAAGTGCTCGACCTGCCCGATGTCCACATCGCTTCATCGAACGTCTCGTGGATGATGCTGAACGTGGCGTTCCTCCGCTCGCCGCTGAAGTCGGCGGAGGAGCTCCAGCGCGCCGGCGCCGCCGCCGCCGGTTACTTCGCCCCGCGGGGCAACCCGTGGATGCTCGCCGTGTGCGAGGACTGGCTGGCTCCCGACTTCCGGCCCCGCGCGGCGGAGCTGCTCGCCCCCTACGGCCTGCAGACGGGCATGGACACCACGGGCATGGTCACCGATTCGCTCGCGGCGCCCCTGCGGCCCCTGCCGGAGGTGGAGCTGCGCCAGGCCGTGGACACGAAGGGTCGCAACGACGTGGCCGACATCAACGCCCATGCCTACGACGCGCCCCAGGACGTGGTGCGCGCCGCGCTCGACGTGCCGGCCTACTTCGCGGGCGAGGGTCAGGGCGTGGGCTACGTGGCCTGGCGCAACGGAGAGGCCGCCAGCAGCACCACCGTCTTCCCCATCGACGGCGTCGCCTACGTGGCGCTGGTGGCGACGATGAAGCAGCACCGCCAGGTCGGCTGCGCCGAGGCCGTCATGCGCAAGGCGCTGGCGGAGGCGCACCGCACGCAGGGGCTGAGCCGCACGGTGCTGCACGCCACGGCGGCCGGCTACCCCGTGTACCTGCGCATGGGCTACCGGCCCGTGACGCGCATCCACTTCTTCATGGCCACGGCGAGCCCCCGGTAG
- a CDS encoding translation initiation factor — MARNTRKGPPPPKPASTPPGKASPGGFNSPFAALSSLREALPSKTPQLRAEDFPAVPPPDGPERARVRLARRERDGAEVTRVEELALPPEALEAWCQALQRGLACRCGVEGDALVLEGDQRRSVPDLLLRRGVRRVVQG; from the coding sequence ATGGCACGCAACACACGCAAGGGCCCCCCGCCGCCGAAGCCCGCGAGCACGCCGCCTGGGAAGGCCTCCCCAGGCGGCTTCAACTCCCCGTTCGCCGCGCTCTCGAGCCTGCGTGAGGCGCTCCCGAGCAAGACTCCCCAGCTTCGCGCGGAGGACTTCCCCGCCGTGCCCCCTCCCGACGGTCCCGAGCGAGCGCGGGTGCGACTCGCGCGCCGCGAGCGCGACGGCGCCGAGGTGACCCGGGTGGAGGAGCTGGCGCTACCCCCCGAGGCGCTCGAGGCCTGGTGCCAGGCGCTGCAGCGTGGACTCGCCTGCCGCTGCGGCGTGGAGGGCGATGCGCTCGTGCTGGAGGGAGACCAGCGCCGCAGCGTGCCGGACCTCCTCCTGCGCCGGGGCGTGCGGCGAGTCGTCCAGGGGTGA
- a CDS encoding peptide chain release factor-like protein has product MFRAEGPRASHLFRHEPGGHRWQRVPPNEKKDRIQTSTVTVAVLREPAEAEWVPRPSELEWRTTKGSGPGGQHRNKTESAVILTHLPSGLTVRCEAERSQHRNRELALRLLRARWLAQAEQGAAAQANATRRQQTGTGMRGDKVRTVRERDGQVTDHRTGHRLRLEDYRRGSWGPLSD; this is encoded by the coding sequence GTGTTCCGAGCCGAGGGCCCGCGCGCCTCGCACCTCTTCCGTCACGAGCCCGGCGGACACCGCTGGCAGCGTGTCCCTCCCAACGAGAAGAAGGACCGCATCCAGACGAGCACCGTGACGGTGGCCGTGCTGCGCGAGCCCGCTGAAGCTGAGTGGGTGCCGCGCCCGTCGGAGCTGGAGTGGCGCACCACCAAGGGCAGCGGCCCTGGCGGCCAGCACCGCAACAAGACCGAGAGCGCCGTCATCCTCACGCACCTGCCCTCGGGTCTCACCGTGCGCTGCGAGGCCGAGCGCAGTCAGCACCGCAACCGGGAGCTGGCGCTGCGGCTCTTGCGCGCCCGGTGGTTGGCGCAGGCCGAGCAGGGCGCCGCCGCCCAGGCCAACGCGACACGACGGCAGCAGACGGGCACGGGCATGCGTGGCGACAAGGTGCGCACCGTGCGCGAGCGGGACGGGCAGGTGACGGACCACCGCACCGGCCATCGCCTGCGCCTGGAGGACTACCGCCGCGGGTCCTGGGGACCGCTGAGTGACTGA
- a CDS encoding RluA family pseudouridine synthase — protein sequence MLPGVVTYFEPQPAADEVPVRLTSPFDSGPPHPLARRAALELQEGLRSGGLVADFDPRALDAPGGGKMFGVLVVATGDGRIGYLRGFSGMLGGRWHVEGFAPPLFDPRALDAFWPEGQAELRELGLQHAGLLESDERRAHVEHQRAERSRRLWRQLTETYVLPNARGERQSLAALFSPEPAPGGAGDCAAPKLFAWAYQHRLRPLALAELWWGAPPLTGERLAGHYYPACQSKCGQVLPYMLEGLPVEPPPARASQEAPRVVFEDRWLVVVDKPAGLPSLPSRHAPLRDSVLVRLQQSAPGASKLHAVHTLDTEVSGLLLLAKDLDVQAALHRLFARREADLRHAAWVDGPVTGEGGVIELPLRSEAGAQRVDPAHGKRAVSEWRVTQRTGTRTRVSLLPRTRHPYQLRAHAAHPLGMGAPIVGDTLYGAREDTRLMLHAEALTLVHPRTGERIHQESFPPF from the coding sequence GTGTTGCCAGGTGTCGTGACGTACTTCGAGCCGCAACCGGCCGCGGACGAGGTGCCAGTGCGGCTCACGAGCCCGTTCGACTCCGGCCCTCCACATCCCCTCGCACGACGTGCCGCCCTGGAGCTCCAGGAAGGCCTGCGCAGCGGCGGCCTGGTAGCGGACTTCGACCCTCGGGCGCTGGACGCACCAGGGGGTGGAAAGATGTTCGGGGTGCTGGTCGTCGCGACGGGGGACGGCCGTATCGGCTACCTCCGTGGCTTCTCCGGCATGCTCGGAGGACGCTGGCACGTCGAGGGCTTCGCGCCGCCCCTGTTCGACCCGCGCGCGCTCGACGCGTTCTGGCCCGAGGGCCAGGCCGAGCTGCGCGAGCTGGGACTCCAGCATGCCGGACTGCTCGAATCCGATGAGCGCCGGGCCCACGTCGAGCACCAGCGCGCGGAGCGCTCACGGCGGCTGTGGCGGCAGCTCACCGAGACGTATGTCCTTCCGAACGCACGCGGCGAGCGCCAGTCCCTGGCGGCGCTGTTCTCCCCCGAGCCCGCGCCCGGCGGTGCCGGCGACTGCGCCGCCCCCAAGCTGTTCGCCTGGGCCTACCAGCACCGGCTGCGCCCCCTGGCCCTCGCGGAGCTCTGGTGGGGCGCTCCGCCGCTCACGGGGGAGCGACTCGCGGGCCACTACTACCCGGCCTGTCAGAGCAAGTGCGGGCAGGTGCTGCCGTACATGCTCGAAGGCCTCCCGGTGGAGCCACCTCCGGCCCGCGCCTCACAGGAGGCACCCCGCGTCGTGTTCGAGGACCGGTGGCTCGTCGTCGTGGACAAGCCCGCCGGACTTCCTTCGCTTCCCAGCCGCCATGCCCCGCTGCGCGACTCGGTGCTCGTGCGTCTCCAGCAGTCAGCCCCAGGCGCTTCGAAGCTGCACGCCGTGCACACGCTCGACACGGAGGTCTCCGGGCTGCTGCTCCTGGCGAAGGACCTGGACGTCCAGGCGGCGCTCCACCGACTCTTCGCGCGCCGTGAGGCGGACCTCCGTCATGCCGCCTGGGTCGACGGCCCGGTCACCGGCGAGGGCGGCGTCATCGAGCTGCCGCTCCGGTCCGAGGCAGGAGCGCAGCGCGTCGACCCGGCCCACGGCAAGCGGGCCGTGTCCGAGTGGCGCGTCACCCAGCGGACCGGCACGCGCACCCGCGTCTCACTCCTGCCGCGCACCCGGCACCCCTACCAGCTCCGCGCCCACGCCGCGCACCCGCTCGGGATGGGTGCCCCCATCGTCGGAGACACCCTGTACGGAGCTCGTGAGGACACCCGGCTGATGCTCCACGCCGAGGCGCTGACGCTCGTTCATCCGCGCACGGGCGAGCGCATCCACCAGGAGAGCTTCCCGCCGTTCTGA
- a CDS encoding Kelch repeat-containing protein has product MFRLSMFSTREALSLRAVLLMGLLALLPGCLKTEDPQPGEDAGTGSDAGIPDGGDSGAPVFTRLPPSSVSVEGGGTLTFQVLAEDPQGSSLRFEWTANVGTLQVVSLSFASEAEWTAPGCLAPGVTASFRVTVTNDLGLSSAFEFSAVGLPVCPTWTPTGSMALGRSRHEAVLLPSGKVLVVGPSAETELYDPETGTWASAASLAMARWDPTATPLPSGKVLVVGGEPGIEEVEVYDPATNTWASASGPNAPRRSGHVATLLRSGKVLVSGGPLPSGPNPTDTAEVYDPATGTWSFTGSLGAARSEHIATLLRSGKVLVTGGFGPYPGGDAPRPILWTAEVYDPETGAWSSINSPSTPRVEHTATLLPSGKVLVTGGYTRYRHGSSPPDYTRYLETAEVYDPETGAWSATGSLATERTDHTATLLASGKVLVTGGRNGTHWLGCLATAEVYDPETGTWASASSLATARCEHSATLLPSGKVLVAGGSGEGGVRRTAELHEEP; this is encoded by the coding sequence ATGTTCAGACTGTCCATGTTCTCGACGCGAGAAGCGCTGTCGTTGCGTGCCGTGCTGCTGATGGGCCTGCTGGCCCTCCTCCCCGGCTGCCTCAAGACCGAGGACCCCCAGCCAGGGGAGGACGCGGGGACAGGCTCCGATGCCGGCATCCCCGACGGTGGGGACTCCGGTGCACCGGTCTTCACCCGGCTTCCCCCTTCCTCTGTGTCTGTGGAAGGAGGGGGCACGCTGACCTTCCAGGTCCTCGCCGAGGACCCGCAGGGCAGCAGCCTGCGCTTCGAGTGGACCGCGAATGTCGGCACCTTGCAGGTCGTGTCCCTCTCCTTCGCCAGCGAAGCCGAATGGACTGCACCTGGCTGCCTGGCCCCGGGTGTCACGGCGTCTTTCAGGGTCACCGTGACGAATGACCTGGGCCTGTCGAGCGCCTTTGAGTTCTCGGCGGTGGGCCTTCCCGTCTGCCCGACGTGGACTCCCACTGGCAGCATGGCCCTCGGACGCTCACGGCACGAGGCCGTGCTGCTTCCTTCGGGCAAGGTGCTGGTGGTGGGCCCCTCGGCGGAGACCGAGTTGTACGACCCGGAGACGGGCACCTGGGCTTCCGCTGCCAGCCTCGCGATGGCGCGGTGGGACCCGACGGCCACGCCGCTGCCTTCCGGCAAGGTGTTGGTGGTGGGCGGTGAGCCAGGGATTGAAGAGGTGGAGGTGTACGACCCGGCGACGAATACCTGGGCTTCCGCTAGCGGTCCCAACGCTCCCCGTCGTTCCGGGCACGTGGCGACGCTGCTCCGCTCGGGCAAGGTGCTGGTCAGCGGAGGCCCGCTGCCCTCCGGCCCGAACCCCACCGATACCGCCGAGGTGTATGACCCGGCGACGGGCACCTGGTCCTTCACCGGAAGCCTCGGCGCGGCCCGTTCCGAGCACATCGCCACGTTGCTGCGCTCGGGCAAGGTGCTGGTGACGGGTGGCTTCGGACCGTACCCCGGCGGCGACGCCCCCAGGCCCATTCTCTGGACGGCGGAGGTGTATGACCCTGAGACGGGGGCCTGGTCTTCGATCAACAGTCCCTCCACCCCGCGTGTCGAGCACACCGCTACGTTGCTGCCCTCGGGCAAGGTGCTGGTGACGGGCGGCTATACCCGCTACCGACACGGGTCTTCGCCTCCTGACTACACCCGGTACCTCGAGACGGCGGAGGTGTATGACCCTGAGACGGGGGCCTGGTCTGCCACCGGCAGCCTCGCCACGGAGCGCACGGACCACACGGCCACGCTGCTTGCTTCCGGCAAGGTGCTGGTGACGGGCGGCCGTAACGGCACCCACTGGCTCGGGTGCCTCGCGACGGCGGAGGTCTATGACCCTGAGACGGGGACCTGGGCCTCTGCCAGCAGCCTCGCCACGGCCCGCTGCGAACACTCCGCCACGTTGCTGCCCTCCGGCAAGGTGCTGGTGGCGGGGGGCTCAGGCGAAGGCGGCGTGAGGCGGACAGCGGAGCTGCATGAGGAACCCTGA
- a CDS encoding MXAN_0125 family MYXO-CTERM protein, which produces MRRNRVWARGVAVALGLLAGGQALAESEPCLCDSENQRVVSDYSSCLLIRAEVGCSLSEVSKRLSEVSNQCGRPVTLLAWPLVTESCQGTACTVELQPGASERFNFAGMADKATSGPAEATYHVRVDGQDSPVTISAEVTCRERTSPPPEGCSSAPGSLAALGLLLLAGPVVRARRRG; this is translated from the coding sequence ATGCGACGGAATCGTGTGTGGGCCCGGGGTGTGGCTGTAGCGCTGGGGTTGTTGGCCGGAGGTCAGGCCCTGGCGGAGAGTGAGCCGTGTCTCTGTGACTCCGAGAACCAGCGTGTCGTCTCGGACTACAGCTCGTGCCTCCTCATCCGTGCCGAGGTGGGCTGCAGCCTCAGCGAGGTGAGCAAGCGGCTCAGCGAGGTGAGCAACCAGTGCGGCAGGCCCGTGACGCTGTTGGCCTGGCCGCTCGTGACGGAGTCGTGCCAGGGCACGGCGTGTACCGTGGAGCTCCAGCCGGGAGCTTCGGAGCGCTTCAACTTCGCGGGGATGGCTGACAAGGCCACGAGCGGTCCCGCGGAGGCCACGTACCACGTGCGGGTGGATGGGCAGGACAGCCCCGTCACCATCAGCGCGGAAGTGACGTGCAGGGAACGCACCTCACCGCCGCCGGAGGGCTGCTCCTCCGCGCCTGGCTCGCTCGCGGCGCTCGGCTTGCTGCTGCTGGCGGGGCCCGTGGTGCGAGCGCGGCGGCGCGGCTGA
- a CDS encoding discoidin domain-containing protein: MASLVPLLALLTALPAQANEQAPPASQARERALLEVLHPPAKGAELEEGEVTPGRFLVKLDTVVLDTQREAVLVVTSGQAPGEYEPLRPGLEAELAVVRGVGKALTVLSRERVPTPSGVGEYQASVSTALDGKKGEKVILVDISSHNDGEGSGVALTFFQFLAGTGKKDGVLERIMEDRYTPSSGSGYPHEREDAAFDTQPSVHEGYSDLSLRVSGHYCDTDEECRSEKRVERICWEGTRYSRSDDCLVRVVTTSSELKSGKADAPTYDSDNVRDGEDSTAWCEGAKGTGRGEWLKFTFNTPVTVGELTLVAGYNKSPEVWRRNARLKRVRLHFSDGTRQDADLDDSASPQDILLETKSALESVKLEVLAVYPGSRHADACVSEVDFSDVQAAPPSPAP, encoded by the coding sequence ATGGCTTCCCTGGTTCCGTTGCTCGCCCTCCTCACGGCACTCCCCGCCCAGGCGAACGAGCAGGCTCCTCCAGCGTCCCAGGCCAGGGAACGCGCACTCCTCGAGGTGCTGCATCCGCCCGCGAAGGGCGCCGAGCTGGAGGAGGGAGAGGTCACACCGGGACGCTTCCTGGTGAAGCTGGATACCGTTGTACTTGATACGCAGCGAGAGGCCGTGCTGGTCGTCACCTCGGGCCAGGCTCCCGGAGAATATGAACCCCTCCGCCCGGGGCTCGAGGCCGAGCTTGCCGTGGTGCGCGGTGTGGGCAAAGCGCTCACGGTGCTCTCACGCGAGCGCGTTCCGACCCCATCGGGGGTAGGCGAGTACCAGGCCTCGGTCTCCACGGCCCTCGACGGAAAGAAGGGGGAGAAGGTCATCCTGGTCGACATCAGCTCGCACAACGATGGCGAGGGCTCGGGGGTGGCGCTCACCTTCTTCCAGTTCCTGGCCGGGACGGGAAAGAAGGACGGGGTGCTCGAGCGCATCATGGAGGACCGGTACACGCCGAGCTCCGGCTCCGGCTATCCGCATGAGCGCGAGGACGCGGCATTCGACACGCAGCCGAGCGTCCACGAAGGCTACTCGGACCTCTCGCTCAGGGTCAGCGGGCACTACTGCGACACCGACGAGGAGTGCAGGAGTGAGAAGCGGGTGGAGCGTATCTGCTGGGAGGGCACCCGCTACTCGCGGAGCGACGACTGCCTCGTGCGCGTCGTGACCACCTCATCCGAGTTGAAGAGCGGCAAGGCCGACGCGCCCACGTATGACTCGGACAACGTGCGCGACGGAGAGGACTCCACCGCCTGGTGCGAGGGCGCGAAGGGAACGGGCCGCGGGGAGTGGCTGAAGTTCACCTTCAACACGCCCGTCACCGTCGGGGAGCTCACGCTCGTGGCCGGCTACAACAAGAGCCCCGAAGTCTGGCGCCGCAACGCGCGCCTCAAGCGGGTGCGCCTGCACTTCTCCGATGGGACCCGCCAGGACGCGGACCTCGACGACAGCGCGTCCCCACAGGACATCCTGCTCGAGACGAAGAGCGCCCTCGAGTCCGTGAAGCTCGAGGTGCTCGCCGTCTACCCGGGCAGCCGCCATGCGGACGCGTGCGTCTCCGAGGTGGACTTCTCCGACGTCCAGGCCGCGCCGCCCTCCCCTGCCCCTTGA